In the genome of Ignavibacteriales bacterium, one region contains:
- a CDS encoding glycosyl hydrolase, which translates to MKKIFPILFLLVVAAGSISFAQNDDEKKDSSLSDLVGGLKWRNIGPAFCSGRIADFAVNPNNFSEYYVAVASGNIWKTNNAGTTFEPIFDNHGSYSIGCLALDPNNPFVVWAGTGENNHQRALGYGDGVYKSVDGGKSWKNMGLKESRQIGEIIIDPRNSNIVFVAAEGSAWGPGGERGLYKTVDGGKTWKKVLDISEHTGVNNLAFDPRNPDVMYATSEQRRRHVFTKIGGGPETAVYKSVDGGENWDKIMSGLPKVDLGGMDIVVSPVNPDVLYIILEAAEDKGGFFRSVNRGATWEKMSDYTSSGQYFNEIVCDPKNVDKIYSLEVVSKVSLDAGKTWKPINSKNRHVDDHAMWINPGNPDHFMIGGDGGIYESFDCGASFDFKENLPITQFYRVNVDNSYPFYYVYGGTQDNNSMGGPSQTISSDGIVNNDWFVTNGGDGFWTAVDPENPNIVYAEAQYGNMVRYDRKSGEAIDIRPEPLKGELTYKWNWDTPLLISPHNNKRVYVAANFVFRSEDRGDSWTRISDDLTRQLDRNTWQVMGKFWSIDAVAKDKSTSLFGTIISLSESPVKENLLYAGTDDGLIQVSEDAKTWRKISDFPGVPEFTYVSDIAPSKFNENIVFASFNNLKRDDFKPYVLRSDDKGKSWTSISGNLPLNGSVHTIEQDFINPDLLFAGTEFGIFFTTDGGKIWTQLKNGIPTISVKDIAIQKREHDLVLATFGRGFYILDNYSPLRDLNESMTKKDAHLFPVKDALTYIQSGGRYGQGDTYYKASNPEFGAVISFYLKDVPKTLNKIRKDKEKELFKKGEPIYQPTDEELRLEKEEKAPYVILTITDENGSVVRKLTKSASKGINRIVWDLSYHSVNPVNDRDKFNPTADQRSSTLVLPGKYRVSLSLVSREGIKELDSPVEFKVKPLMNTTLPIAQREELVAFQKQANEMLRTVRGSENFLNDLLKRIEAIKIALLSTPLAPPDLMLRAQNIEKELKDISLLFRRDSDRPSAEETPPSPPTFNERLGILVYVHNRSTSPITMNEKNAYKILTEEFPPVLDRIKRIHSVDINNLEDDLEKYDAPWTPGRIPEFKLK; encoded by the coding sequence ATGAAAAAAATATTTCCGATACTGTTTTTACTGGTAGTTGCTGCCGGTTCAATTTCATTTGCTCAAAATGATGATGAGAAAAAAGATTCATCGCTTTCAGATCTGGTAGGCGGATTGAAATGGCGGAACATAGGTCCTGCTTTCTGTTCAGGCAGAATTGCAGACTTTGCTGTTAATCCGAATAATTTCAGTGAGTATTACGTTGCTGTTGCAAGCGGTAACATCTGGAAAACAAATAATGCAGGCACTACCTTCGAACCGATATTTGATAATCACGGATCTTACTCAATCGGCTGCCTGGCACTTGATCCTAACAACCCGTTTGTTGTCTGGGCTGGTACTGGTGAAAATAATCATCAGAGAGCCTTAGGGTATGGTGACGGTGTTTATAAATCTGTTGATGGCGGAAAGTCATGGAAAAATATGGGATTAAAAGAATCCCGGCAGATTGGTGAAATTATTATTGACCCAAGAAATTCGAATATAGTTTTTGTCGCTGCTGAAGGCTCGGCATGGGGACCCGGTGGTGAGAGAGGATTATACAAAACTGTTGACGGCGGAAAAACATGGAAAAAGGTTTTAGATATCAGTGAGCATACCGGGGTTAACAACCTCGCATTCGATCCAAGAAATCCTGACGTGATGTACGCAACTTCTGAACAACGAAGAAGACATGTATTCACAAAAATCGGCGGCGGACCCGAAACTGCAGTTTATAAATCTGTTGATGGTGGTGAGAACTGGGATAAGATAATGAGCGGTTTACCTAAAGTTGATTTAGGCGGAATGGATATAGTTGTCTCTCCTGTTAATCCGGATGTCCTTTATATTATTCTTGAAGCGGCTGAAGATAAAGGTGGTTTTTTCAGATCGGTGAACCGTGGTGCTACATGGGAAAAGATGAGTGATTATACTTCTTCCGGACAATACTTTAATGAAATTGTGTGCGACCCTAAAAATGTGGATAAGATTTATTCGTTAGAGGTTGTATCAAAAGTTTCACTTGATGCCGGTAAAACATGGAAGCCCATCAACTCAAAGAACAGGCATGTTGATGATCACGCTATGTGGATTAATCCCGGTAACCCCGATCATTTCATGATTGGAGGTGACGGCGGCATTTATGAATCGTTTGATTGCGGTGCCAGTTTCGATTTTAAAGAGAATCTTCCCATCACCCAGTTTTACAGGGTTAATGTTGATAACAGCTATCCATTCTATTATGTCTACGGCGGTACGCAGGATAATAACAGCATGGGCGGACCTTCACAAACAATCAGTTCCGATGGAATTGTTAATAATGACTGGTTCGTTACAAATGGTGGTGACGGGTTTTGGACTGCTGTCGATCCCGAGAATCCTAACATAGTTTATGCTGAAGCACAGTACGGAAACATGGTACGTTATGACCGCAAGAGTGGTGAAGCAATTGATATTCGTCCTGAACCATTAAAAGGTGAACTGACATATAAATGGAATTGGGATACTCCCCTCTTGATTAGCCCGCACAATAATAAAAGAGTTTATGTTGCCGCTAACTTTGTTTTCAGAAGTGAGGACAGAGGTGATAGCTGGACAAGAATAAGTGATGACCTTACACGTCAGCTTGATAGAAATACGTGGCAGGTGATGGGAAAATTCTGGAGTATTGATGCAGTTGCCAAAGATAAATCGACTTCTCTTTTCGGGACGATAATTTCTTTAAGCGAGTCTCCCGTTAAAGAAAATCTTTTGTATGCAGGAACGGATGACGGACTGATACAGGTTTCCGAAGACGCAAAAACCTGGAGAAAAATTTCTGATTTTCCCGGTGTACCAGAGTTCACATATGTAAGTGATATCGCTCCTTCAAAGTTCAATGAAAATATTGTGTTTGCGTCATTCAATAATTTAAAGAGAGATGATTTCAAACCTTATGTGTTACGAAGTGATGACAAAGGCAAATCATGGACTTCCATCTCCGGAAATCTTCCGTTGAATGGAAGCGTTCATACAATTGAACAGGATTTTATTAATCCTGATTTACTTTTTGCAGGAACAGAATTTGGAATTTTCTTTACCACTGACGGCGGAAAAATATGGACACAGTTGAAGAACGGTATTCCTACAATTTCAGTTAAGGATATTGCAATACAAAAACGCGAACATGATCTTGTGCTGGCAACATTCGGAAGAGGATTTTATATACTTGATAATTATTCTCCTTTGCGGGATCTGAATGAAAGTATGACAAAAAAAGATGCTCATCTTTTTCCTGTGAAAGATGCGTTGACATATATTCAATCGGGCGGTCGTTACGGTCAGGGAGATACTTATTACAAAGCATCTAATCCAGAGTTTGGTGCGGTTATTTCATTTTATCTGAAGGATGTTCCAAAAACATTGAACAAGATAAGAAAGGATAAAGAGAAAGAACTTTTCAAAAAAGGTGAACCTATTTATCAGCCGACTGATGAAGAACTACGTTTGGAAAAGGAAGAAAAGGCACCGTACGTTATCTTAACAATTACAGATGAAAATGGAAGTGTTGTAAGAAAACTCACAAAATCTGCTTCCAAAGGAATCAACAGGATTGTTTGGGATTTAAGTTATCATTCAGTTAATCCTGTAAATGACAGAGACAAATTTAATCCCACTGCTGACCAAAGAAGTAGTACGCTTGTTCTGCCCGGCAAATACAGAGTATCACTATCGCTTGTAAGCAGAGAAGGAATAAAGGAACTTGATAGTCCCGTTGAGTTTAAAGTAAAACCGCTTATGAATACCACGCTTCCGATTGCACAAAGAGAAGAACTTGTTGCATTCCAGAAACAGGCTAATGAAATGTTACGTACTGTAAGAGGTAGTGAGAATTTCTTAAATGATCTGCTGAAAAGAATTGAAGCAATTAAAATAGCATTGTTGAGTACACCACTCGCCCCGCCTGACCTGATGCTTCGTGCTCAAAATATAGAGAAAGAACTGAAAGATATCAGCCTCTTATTCAGACGTGACTCAGACAGACCCAGCGCTGAAGAAACACCGCCTTCACCTCCGACATTCAATGAAAGACTTGGAATACTTGTTTATGTTCACAACAGGTCAACGTCCCCTATTACAATGAATGAAAAAAATGCTTATAAAATTTTAACAGAAGAATTTCCTCCGGTACTCGACAGAATTAAAAGGATTCATTCAGTTGATATAAATAATCTTGAAGATGATCTTGAAAAGTATGATGCACCGTGGACACCGGGAAGAATACCTGAATTTAAGTTAAAGTAG
- a CDS encoding glycerophosphodiester phosphodiesterase encodes MNKIIFLFLCLEVLLHAQPLVIAHLGAAGYAPENTITAFKMAIESGADAIEIDLRQTKDGVLVVLHDESVDRTTDGKGEVDELTYKELMKLDAGNWFDENFSGERIPTLKEVLALLNDSIKIIIELKADDDDHPGIEQRVVNMIRGSGLEDQTILKSFNPNVIKRLRKIAPEIQLCYVYALRIPWLGLIVDTGISFGSIFDIDADYLQPHRFFLSKSFVQDAQSNGYKVIAWGVESESAIQEAIEFGVDGIETDYVDRVRKYVDNKIVPK; translated from the coding sequence ATGAATAAGATAATATTTCTTTTTCTTTGTCTTGAAGTATTACTTCATGCTCAACCGTTAGTAATTGCTCACCTCGGTGCAGCAGGGTATGCCCCCGAAAACACGATCACAGCTTTTAAAATGGCGATTGAATCAGGTGCAGATGCAATTGAAATTGATTTGCGTCAAACTAAAGACGGTGTGTTAGTCGTTTTACATGATGAGTCTGTTGACAGGACAACTGACGGAAAAGGAGAAGTTGATGAGTTAACATATAAAGAATTAATGAAACTTGATGCGGGGAACTGGTTCGATGAAAATTTTTCCGGTGAAAGAATCCCGACTCTTAAAGAAGTGCTTGCTTTGCTCAATGATTCGATAAAAATCATTATCGAATTAAAAGCAGATGATGACGATCATCCGGGAATCGAGCAGAGAGTCGTTAATATGATAAGAGGAAGCGGACTTGAGGATCAGACAATTTTGAAATCATTTAATCCGAATGTGATTAAAAGACTAAGAAAAATAGCGCCGGAAATACAACTGTGTTATGTCTATGCTTTAAGAATTCCATGGCTTGGATTAATTGTTGACACCGGAATCTCCTTCGGAAGTATTTTTGATATTGATGCGGATTACCTTCAGCCGCACAGATTTTTTCTATCGAAATCTTTTGTACAGGATGCACAGTCCAATGGGTATAAAGTAATAGCATGGGGTGTTGAGAGTGAATCAGCCATACAGGAAGCAATTGAATTTGGTGTTGATGGTATAGAAACAGATTATGTTGATCGAGTCAGAAAGTATGTCGACAATAAAATTGTCCCGAAATAA
- a CDS encoding PAS domain S-box protein: MKEHIKLLLVEDSEDDALLLMRTLKKSGLNFEHTQVQTEDDFRRELNRVEWDIIISDYAMPHFSGSEALKITRNAGIDTPFIIVSGTIGEELAVSMMRAGANDYIMKGNLTRLITAIERELREAESHRLHKKSKEERDRIFNLTYDLICISDFNGRLLQLNPAWEIVTGYSITELLSRQLIELVYEDDKQATRQLLEHISNGLEKFSLENRIVCKDGNYKWFMWNGTSSPGKKVFYAIARDMTDFKQAQKAIDESEKKYRFIADNTLDIMWQMDMDLFIRYVNPAITTTLGYTPEEHINTSLAQLTTKQQLDRLKDIIIRTVQANDFNRGVILESELFHKNGNLVPVEIHASLLKDEKGKPAGIQGTTRDITERKKAEAELIKAKEKAEEANRLKSGFLAAMSHEIRTPLNAILGFNYVLKEIFFSKSAANIQKYFTYVEEAGKRLLTTISAILDLSRIEANEFSVNLTRIFIGKSVVDTLNICKILADDKGLSVKSDLPDPDFYVRADEYCLNGVLTNVLNNAIKYSDKGTIKITIERNHQFGICKIADEGIGMSEEYQKHLFETFSQENMGWNRKYEGSGLGLALTKRYIELMEGQISIQSKKNLGTTVTIKIPLYQ, encoded by the coding sequence ATGAAAGAACATATTAAACTACTGCTTGTTGAAGATTCCGAAGATGATGCACTGCTCTTGATGCGGACGTTGAAAAAATCCGGGTTAAATTTTGAGCATACACAAGTGCAGACTGAAGATGATTTTAGAAGAGAACTAAATCGCGTTGAATGGGATATAATCATTTCGGATTATGCAATGCCTCATTTCAGCGGCAGTGAAGCACTTAAGATCACACGGAACGCCGGTATTGACACTCCTTTCATTATTGTTTCCGGAACCATTGGAGAAGAACTTGCCGTTTCCATGATGCGGGCAGGTGCAAACGACTATATAATGAAAGGTAATCTTACAAGACTAATCACTGCAATTGAACGTGAACTTCGCGAGGCAGAATCTCACCGGCTTCATAAAAAATCGAAGGAAGAACGGGACAGAATCTTTAACCTTACTTATGATCTGATTTGTATTTCGGACTTCAACGGAAGACTGCTGCAATTAAATCCTGCATGGGAAATCGTAACCGGTTATAGTATTACTGAGCTTTTATCCAGACAGTTAATTGAACTTGTTTATGAAGATGATAAACAGGCGACCAGGCAACTACTTGAACATATTTCAAACGGACTTGAAAAGTTTTCTTTGGAAAACAGGATCGTCTGCAAAGATGGAAATTACAAATGGTTTATGTGGAATGGGACTTCATCACCGGGTAAAAAAGTATTTTACGCTATAGCCAGGGATATGACTGATTTCAAACAGGCACAAAAAGCCATTGATGAAAGTGAGAAGAAATACAGGTTTATTGCGGATAATACACTTGATATTATGTGGCAAATGGATATGGACTTGTTCATCAGATATGTAAATCCTGCCATCACCACAACACTGGGTTACACTCCTGAAGAACACATCAACACCAGTCTGGCGCAGTTAACAACTAAGCAGCAGCTTGATAGATTAAAAGATATTATAATCAGAACTGTTCAAGCTAATGATTTTAACAGAGGTGTTATTCTTGAAAGCGAACTTTTTCACAAAAACGGAAACTTAGTACCGGTAGAAATTCATGCATCGTTGCTTAAAGATGAAAAAGGAAAACCTGCCGGCATCCAGGGAACTACGCGGGATATAACCGAACGAAAAAAAGCTGAGGCGGAATTAATCAAAGCAAAAGAAAAAGCTGAAGAAGCCAACAGGCTGAAGTCAGGTTTTCTCGCAGCAATGTCTCATGAAATAAGAACCCCTTTGAATGCAATACTCGGGTTCAATTATGTTTTGAAGGAGATATTTTTTTCAAAGAGTGCGGCAAACATTCAAAAATATTTTACTTATGTTGAAGAAGCAGGTAAGCGGCTTTTAACAACAATCTCGGCTATCCTTGATCTTTCACGTATTGAAGCCAATGAATTTTCGGTTAATCTAACCAGGATTTTTATCGGTAAATCAGTAGTTGATACTCTGAACATCTGTAAAATACTCGCTGACGATAAAGGTTTATCTGTAAAAAGTGATTTGCCCGATCCTGATTTTTATGTGCGTGCAGATGAGTATTGTTTAAATGGAGTACTTACCAATGTTTTAAACAATGCAATCAAGTATAGTGATAAGGGTACAATAAAAATTACTATTGAACGGAATCATCAATTCGGTATCTGTAAAATTGCGGATGAAGGAATAGGTATGAGTGAAGAATATCAAAAACATCTTTTCGAAACATTCAGCCAGGAAAACATGGGATGGAACAGAAAATATGAAGGCAGCGGACTTGGTCTGGCACTGACTAAGCGATATATTGAACTCATGGAAGGACAAATTTCAATACAGAGTAAGAAGAATCTAGGTACTACTGTTACAATCAAAATTCCACTTTATCAATAA
- a CDS encoding PAS domain S-box protein, which translates to MDIKFYPLTFFITVVSQDTFQSLAFAVLLTICLFTILGVFNKKSKNENKDENNSLSGTSYQKHYEMIFQRANDIIFFWDVNGQIIEANKKALDVYGYSYDEIIKLNIRQLRTPLTAQQLDIQIALAESAEGIVFETTHQRKDGTAFPVEVSMGLLKEGDKKFYHSIVRDISERKISEEKIKQSENHYRSLAANIPETNLYLFDKDLRFIIADGTEMSRLGLKREDFEGKTLYEVLDEETRNLLIPLYKRALNGETIFREFIYGYFTYTIQIKPLHDSHGFIYGGMTITQNITQRKLAEHQLLESQQKFASIISSAMDAIITVDEEQKITLFNSTAEDIFGYNQNDVIGKSLEMLIPPNYRLEHFHHINKFGMTGVTNRTMGSLGKIYGLKSSGEIFPIEASISQVEVGNKKYFTVILRDITKRLKAEEDLKESESRYKFLFESNPLPMWIFAEESLKFLQVNNAAIEYYGYSKEEFLNMTIKDIRPQDEWERLAEYISSNQERPRYAGIWKHRKKDQTEIFVEIYSHQLEYIGQKARLVLANDVTLQKLNEQKIIQMNEELENRVEERTIQLQSVNKELESFSYSVSHDLRSPLRSLDGFSQALFEDYHDILDETGRDYLGRIRNASQRMAHLIDDLLNLSKVSRHELVRSKVDLSKIARHIADELQNDYKEKVYKVHIEEDLKVNADPRLMELVITNLLGNAFKYSAQTPSPEIEFGSLLKESEKVFFVKDNGAGFDMKFAHRLFGAFQRLHTLNEFPGTGIGLATCHRIISKHGGKIWAESAEGSGSTFYFSL; encoded by the coding sequence ATGGATATTAAATTCTATCCGCTAACTTTTTTTATCACAGTTGTATCCCAAGATACTTTTCAGTCTCTTGCGTTCGCTGTATTACTCACAATCTGCTTATTTACAATACTCGGAGTGTTTAACAAAAAAAGTAAAAATGAAAACAAAGATGAGAACAATTCGTTAAGCGGAACTTCATATCAAAAACATTATGAAATGATATTCCAGAGGGCGAATGACATCATATTTTTCTGGGATGTGAACGGACAAATTATTGAGGCAAATAAGAAAGCTCTAGATGTCTATGGATATTCATACGATGAAATTATTAAACTAAATATCCGGCAGTTAAGAACTCCGTTGACTGCTCAGCAACTTGACATCCAGATTGCACTCGCAGAGAGTGCGGAAGGAATTGTATTTGAAACTACTCATCAGCGAAAAGACGGCACCGCCTTTCCTGTAGAGGTTTCAATGGGTTTATTGAAAGAAGGTGATAAAAAATTTTATCACAGCATCGTTCGGGATATTTCTGAAAGAAAAATTTCTGAAGAAAAAATAAAACAATCAGAAAATCATTACAGGTCATTGGCAGCGAATATTCCTGAGACAAACCTGTACCTGTTCGATAAGGATCTTCGGTTTATTATTGCTGACGGTACTGAGATGTCGCGTCTTGGTCTGAAGCGGGAGGATTTCGAAGGTAAAACTTTGTATGAAGTTCTTGATGAAGAAACGCGCAACCTCCTTATACCTCTTTACAAAAGAGCTCTCAATGGCGAAACGATCTTCAGGGAATTTATCTATGGATATTTTACTTATACAATCCAGATAAAACCACTGCACGATTCGCATGGATTTATTTATGGCGGAATGACTATTACGCAAAACATTACTCAACGTAAACTTGCAGAACATCAACTGCTTGAAAGTCAGCAGAAATTTGCGTCGATTATCAGTTCAGCTATGGATGCTATTATCACAGTGGATGAGGAGCAGAAAATAACTCTGTTCAACAGTACGGCAGAAGACATCTTTGGCTACAACCAAAATGATGTTATTGGCAAATCACTTGAAATGCTGATACCACCAAACTACAGGCTCGAACATTTTCATCACATAAATAAATTCGGAATGACCGGTGTTACAAACAGGACAATGGGGAGTCTTGGAAAAATTTATGGATTAAAATCATCCGGAGAAATCTTTCCAATCGAAGCCTCCATTTCACAGGTAGAAGTTGGTAATAAAAAATATTTCACCGTAATCCTTCGAGATATTACAAAACGATTAAAAGCTGAAGAAGACTTAAAGGAATCCGAAAGCAGGTATAAATTTTTATTTGAGTCAAACCCCCTCCCTATGTGGATTTTTGCCGAAGAGAGTTTAAAGTTCCTCCAGGTTAACAATGCAGCAATTGAATATTATGGTTATTCAAAGGAAGAATTTCTAAACATGACAATAAAGGATATTCGTCCGCAGGATGAATGGGAAAGACTGGCTGAATACATTTCTTCCAATCAGGAGCGACCACGTTATGCAGGTATCTGGAAACATCGAAAGAAAGATCAGACAGAGATTTTTGTTGAAATTTATTCACATCAACTTGAGTACATCGGGCAGAAAGCAAGACTGGTACTTGCTAACGATGTTACATTGCAAAAATTAAATGAACAAAAAATTATCCAGATGAACGAAGAACTTGAGAACAGGGTTGAGGAACGGACGATTCAATTACAATCCGTTAACAAAGAACTTGAATCATTCAGTTATTCAGTATCGCATGATTTACGATCACCATTAAGAAGTCTGGATGGTTTCAGCCAGGCTTTATTTGAAGACTATCATGATATCCTTGATGAAACGGGAAGAGATTATCTTGGAAGAATCAGAAACGCAAGTCAGCGTATGGCTCACTTAATAGATGACCTGTTGAATCTCTCAAAAGTATCAAGACATGAACTGGTTCGTTCAAAAGTAGATTTAAGTAAAATTGCACGACATATAGCTGATGAACTTCAGAATGACTATAAAGAAAAAGTTTATAAGGTTCATATTGAAGAAGACCTTAAGGTAAATGCCGATCCAAGATTAATGGAATTGGTGATAACAAACCTATTGGGAAATGCATTTAAATATTCTGCACAAACTCCCTCTCCTGAAATTGAATTTGGTTCATTATTAAAGGAATCAGAAAAAGTATTTTTTGTCAAAGATAACGGAGCCGGATTCGATATGAAATTTGCTCACAGGCTGTTTGGCGCTTTTCAAAGATTACATACTTTAAATGAATTTCCCGGAACAGGTATCGGCCTGGCAACTTGTCACAGGATAATTTCAAAACACGGAGGTAAAATCTGGGCAGAAAGCGCTGAGGGAAGCGGAAGTACTTTTTATTTTTCTCTTTGA
- a CDS encoding nuclear transport factor 2 family protein, whose translation MLKFAGVFCLFVIMISATVTAQQWSAEQTDVWKGVQAYWDAGTSGNVSAMMEYWDDSYYGWSYNNEAPGVKADITKAMSYWLKKGKEQFHVLTPARIWVNGDFAYVHYYYSQVIEQADGTPMTEKGRWTDILMKKGGKWVLVGDHGGEIDDD comes from the coding sequence ATGTTAAAGTTCGCGGGTGTATTTTGTTTATTTGTTATTATGATCTCAGCCACTGTTACAGCACAACAATGGAGTGCTGAACAGACTGACGTCTGGAAAGGTGTTCAGGCTTACTGGGACGCAGGAACTTCCGGAAATGTTTCTGCTATGATGGAATACTGGGATGATTCTTATTACGGCTGGTCCTATAACAACGAAGCTCCCGGTGTTAAAGCTGATATCACAAAAGCAATGAGCTACTGGTTAAAAAAAGGAAAGGAACAGTTTCATGTTCTTACTCCTGCCAGGATTTGGGTGAATGGTGATTTTGCCTATGTGCATTACTACTACTCACAGGTAATTGAACAAGCTGACGGAACACCAATGACAGAAAAAGGTAGATGGACTGATATACTTATGAAAAAAGGAGGGAAGTGGGTGCTGGTCGGGGATCACGGCGGAGAGATTGATGACGATTAA
- a CDS encoding response regulator — protein MEMLVLEKQQVKTSTQNEIILLVEDDVLNKELTTIYLRNVCKLDHAASGLAAVEMSISQQYSLILMDINLGAGINGIEAAKRIRLNDNYRDVPIVAITAFAMSGDESRLLAEGFDYYLSKPFEKKALVGLVENVLMSKYHEHSN, from the coding sequence ATGGAAATGCTAGTACTTGAAAAACAGCAGGTTAAGACTTCAACTCAAAATGAAATAATCCTCCTTGTCGAAGATGACGTTCTCAATAAAGAACTGACGACTATTTATCTAAGAAATGTTTGTAAACTTGATCATGCTGCAAGCGGATTAGCAGCCGTGGAAATGTCCATTAGCCAGCAATACTCACTTATCTTGATGGATATAAATCTAGGTGCCGGAATAAATGGGATAGAGGCTGCAAAGCGTATCAGGCTTAATGATAATTACCGTGATGTTCCAATAGTTGCAATTACTGCATTTGCTATGTCAGGAGATGAATCAAGACTTCTGGCTGAAGGATTTGATTATTACCTCTCTAAGCCATTTGAGAAAAAAGCACTTGTTGGTTTGGTGGAAAACGTACTAATGAGTAAATATCATGAACATAGCAATTAA
- a CDS encoding response regulator has protein sequence MQLTERKNILYVEDLIDAYELVEVLLFDVYKVLGAKNKEDAVNMLQSNQIDLILMDINLQRPFDGVELAMQLKEDQLYKNIPIIAVTAYAMEDDKRKIINAGMDDYISKPVTKDQLLRKIANFIN, from the coding sequence ATGCAATTAACAGAACGAAAAAATATCCTCTATGTAGAAGATCTTATTGATGCTTATGAACTTGTTGAAGTGCTGCTATTTGATGTGTACAAAGTTCTTGGCGCAAAAAACAAAGAAGATGCCGTAAACATGCTTCAGTCCAATCAGATCGATCTTATTCTTATGGATATTAATCTTCAACGACCATTCGACGGTGTTGAACTTGCGATGCAGTTAAAAGAGGATCAGCTTTATAAAAACATTCCAATCATAGCTGTAACAGCATATGCTATGGAAGATGATAAGAGAAAGATAATAAATGCAGGGATGGATGATTATATATCTAAACCGGTAACAAAGGACCAGCTATTGAGAAAGATTGCAAATTTCATCAATTAG
- a CDS encoding tetratricopeptide repeat protein: protein MQTGKKGNVTYQKALEHYSRGNCKKLLKDLKGAIQEFNMAIEFNPKFAEAFYKRGNTKLLLNDIAGAEIDYDRAIELNPKLAEAFNNRAMLKRTNGDEEGSKSDFIEAGKLGFMNAYHIHKEFCR, encoded by the coding sequence ATGCAAACTGGAAAAAAAGGCAACGTAACTTATCAAAAGGCGTTGGAACACTACAGCCGCGGTAACTGCAAAAAATTATTAAAAGATCTTAAAGGTGCCATACAGGAATTTAATATGGCGATTGAATTCAATCCTAAATTTGCAGAAGCATTTTACAAAAGAGGAAATACAAAACTTTTGTTGAATGATATAGCCGGAGCTGAGATAGACTATGACCGTGCGATTGAATTAAATCCTAAGCTCGCAGAAGCGTTTAACAACAGGGCAATGTTAAAGCGCACAAACGGTGATGAAGAAGGAAGTAAATCAGATTTTATTGAAGCGGGAAAATTAGGTTTCATGAACGCTTACCATATCCATAAAGAATTTTGCAGATAA
- a CDS encoding response regulator, with protein MEKRIILLVEDNPDDIVLTKRALAKNNIKNELVVAGDGVEALDYLFAKNKYENRDMYELPTVVLLDLKLPKMDGLETLKRIRSNESTRLLPVVILTSSKEEQDILSSYGLGANSYIRKPVDFNKFVEAVQNLGLYWLLLNENPPVKRNQE; from the coding sequence ATGGAAAAAAGAATAATACTTTTAGTTGAAGATAACCCTGATGATATCGTTTTAACGAAACGGGCATTGGCAAAGAACAACATCAAAAATGAACTTGTCGTCGCGGGAGATGGAGTAGAGGCGCTCGATTACCTGTTCGCAAAAAACAAATATGAAAATCGAGATATGTATGAACTGCCTACCGTGGTTTTGCTTGATTTAAAACTTCCCAAAATGGATGGGCTTGAAACACTAAAAAGAATCAGGTCAAACGAGAGCACACGCTTACTGCCTGTTGTTATACTCACGTCATCCAAAGAAGAACAGGATATACTTTCCAGCTATGGACTTGGTGCTAACAGTTATATCAGAAAGCCCGTCGACTTTAATAAATTTGTTGAAGCTGTTCAGAATCTTGGACTCTACTGGCTGCTGTTAAATGAAAATCCTCCTGTAAAAAGAAATCAGGAATAA